A genomic region of Campylobacter corcagiensis contains the following coding sequences:
- the truA gene encoding tRNA pseudouridine(38-40) synthase TruA codes for MKIKLIYSYDGSLLSGSQSQPSQNTAEDILKNAMSHAGLFDKLITSSRTDKGVHALNQVSVTKCLDFWNLNRLKELINRHSRPTLNIKNIEVVDENFHPRFDAKARSYRYILNHSKFSPFLANYCYFCDAIDIKSLNLALSKFKGINDYKNFMKTGSDTKSSVREIYLAFAYRYRNLTIIKFKANGFLRSQVRLMVANALKECKKGDKFSLKSPNTRIPAPPNALYLERVFY; via the coding sequence TTGAAAATAAAGCTTATCTACTCATATGATGGTTCACTTCTTAGCGGATCACAATCTCAACCCAGTCAAAATACGGCCGAAGATATACTAAAAAATGCTATGTCTCATGCTGGACTTTTTGATAAGCTTATAACTAGTTCAAGAACAGATAAAGGAGTACACGCACTAAATCAAGTAAGTGTTACAAAATGCTTAGATTTTTGGAATTTAAACCGCTTAAAAGAGCTTATAAATCGTCACTCTCGTCCAACTTTAAATATAAAAAATATAGAAGTTGTAGATGAGAATTTTCACCCCCGTTTTGATGCTAAGGCAAGAAGTTATAGATATATCTTAAATCACTCTAAATTTAGCCCTTTTTTGGCAAATTACTGCTATTTTTGTGATGCGATAGATATAAAAAGTCTAAATTTAGCACTTAGTAAATTTAAAGGCATAAATGATTATAAAAATTTTATGAAAACAGGAAGCGATACAAAAAGTAGCGTTAGAGAGATTTATTTAGCTTTTGCGTATAGATATAGAAATTTAACCATTATAAAATTTAAAGCAAATGGTTTTTTACGCTCACAAGTTCGTTTAATGGTTGCAAATGCTTTAAAAGAGTGCAAAAAAGGAGATAAATTTAGCCTAAAAAGCCCAAATACTCGCATCCCTGCTCCACCAAACGCACTTTATTTAGAAAGAGTTTTTTACTGA
- a CDS encoding DUF4230 domain-containing protein has translation MEFLVTILILVLVVVSFLLYRQNLALKKAKEKPKINTRTEITKLKSIGELSVFKIYSKEIVTRKDSPIESKLWNTLLGWSMTKKQIAVIFEFEIDFIYDLKSRDFSIKELGEGNFKITMPACKYKFSIRDMKIYDEKNSKFMPFLLPDSINGLFGPSFDESEKNQLIDSAKDEIKSMSVKIINDMGDQIHKSASDTLTAIAKNFGANSVEFEFVDKNIEKVDVKDSKVLVDKRVLNSVKNSF, from the coding sequence ATGGAGTTTTTAGTAACTATACTTATTTTAGTTTTAGTTGTTGTTTCGTTTTTGCTTTACAGACAAAATTTAGCCCTAAAAAAGGCTAAAGAAAAACCAAAAATCAACACTAGAACCGAGATAACAAAGTTAAAAAGCATCGGCGAGTTAAGTGTTTTTAAAATTTACTCAAAAGAGATAGTTACTAGAAAGGATAGTCCAATTGAGAGTAAACTTTGGAATACTCTTCTTGGTTGGTCTATGACAAAAAAACAAATCGCTGTTATATTTGAGTTTGAAATCGATTTTATTTATGATTTAAAAAGCAGGGATTTTTCTATAAAAGAGCTAGGGGAAGGAAATTTTAAGATCACTATGCCAGCTTGTAAATATAAATTTTCAATTAGAGATATGAAAATTTATGATGAGAAAAACTCTAAATTTATGCCGTTTTTGTTGCCTGATTCTATAAATGGACTTTTTGGACCTAGCTTTGATGAGAGTGAGAAAAATCAACTAATTGATAGTGCAAAAGATGAGATAAAATCAATGTCTGTTAAAATCATAAATGATATGGGCGATCAAATTCATAAATCAGCTTCTGACACTCTAACAGCTATTGCTAAAAATTTCGGTGCAAATAGCGTAGAATTTGAATTTGTTGATAAAAATATAGAAAAAGTTGATGTTAAAGATAGCAAGGTTTTAGTAGATAAAAGGGTGCTTAACTCAGTAAAAAACTCTTTCTAA
- the ilvA gene encoding threonine ammonia-lyase, translated as MVDLNKIVRAKRMISGFVEKTPFSLASKLSALLGAEVYLKGENLQRTGAYKIRGAYNMIANLSGEDKAKGVIAASAGNHAQGVAISAREFGIRAVIVMPEATPLLKVSGTRDLGAEVILKGDNFDEAYAYAREFADKEGLIFVHPFDNEFVQAGQGTIALEMLEDVPNLDYMIVPVGGGGLASGVASCAKQINPDIKIIAVGAKGAPAMFDSFRSGKPINSKSVKTIADGISVRDASPVTLSHILENVDEFVQVDDEEIAEAILYLLEAQKIVVEGAGAVGVAALLHSKFSYKKGTKIGVILSGGNIDVQMLNVIIEKGLIKTYRKMTISVTLVDKPGALTGLTKALSSANANIVKIDYDRFSTSIDYGDAVITITLETKGKEHQNSVIQALKANGYEFKQIL; from the coding sequence ATGGTTGATTTAAACAAAATAGTAAGAGCTAAAAGAATGATATCAGGTTTTGTTGAAAAAACCCCTTTTTCATTAGCTAGTAAGCTAAGTGCTCTGTTGGGGGCTGAAGTATATCTAAAGGGTGAAAATTTGCAGCGAACTGGTGCTTACAAGATTCGCGGTGCTTACAATATGATAGCAAATTTAAGCGGTGAGGATAAAGCAAAAGGTGTAATCGCTGCTAGTGCTGGCAATCACGCTCAAGGAGTTGCTATAAGTGCTAGAGAATTTGGCATAAGAGCAGTTATTGTGATGCCTGAAGCTACACCACTTCTTAAGGTTAGTGGGACTAGAGATTTGGGTGCTGAAGTTATACTAAAGGGAGATAATTTTGATGAAGCTTACGCTTATGCAAGAGAATTTGCTGATAAAGAAGGGCTTATTTTTGTTCACCCTTTTGATAATGAATTTGTTCAAGCAGGGCAGGGAACTATAGCGTTAGAGATGTTAGAAGATGTGCCAAATCTTGACTATATGATAGTGCCTGTTGGTGGTGGTGGTTTAGCAAGTGGGGTAGCAAGCTGTGCTAAACAGATAAATCCTGATATTAAAATCATCGCAGTTGGTGCAAAAGGAGCTCCGGCGATGTTTGATAGCTTTAGATCAGGAAAGCCAATAAATTCAAAAAGCGTTAAAACCATAGCTGATGGAATTTCTGTTCGTGATGCAAGTCCTGTAACTCTTAGTCATATCTTAGAAAATGTCGATGAGTTTGTTCAAGTTGATGATGAAGAGATAGCAGAAGCTATACTTTATCTTTTAGAAGCTCAAAAGATAGTTGTCGAAGGAGCTGGAGCTGTTGGTGTGGCAGCACTTTTGCACTCTAAATTTAGTTACAAAAAAGGTACAAAGATCGGTGTTATTTTAAGTGGTGGAAATATAGATGTTCAAATGCTTAATGTCATTATAGAAAAAGGTCTTATAAAAACTTATAGAAAAATGACAATTAGCGTTACTTTGGTTGATAAACCAGGAGCTTTAACAGGTCTTACAAAAGCTCTAAGCAGTGCAAATGCTAATATTGTTAAGATTGATTATGATAGGTTTTCTACTAGTATTGATTATGGTGATGCTGTTATTACTATCACGCTTGAGACAAAAGGAAAAGAGCATCAAAATAGCGTAATACAGGCCTTAAAAGCAAATGGATATGAGTTTAAGCAGATTTTATAA
- a CDS encoding DUF4298 domain-containing protein, which translates to MKDFSHITKFEEILDAHIETLEKLNKSLDEIENLTSKYESLVEYYYSDQRDSDLESDNKGEIPDSVKRGVLSEDDIYNMMIEHHQTSIRMLEVATKMLKA; encoded by the coding sequence ATGAAAGATTTTAGTCATATAACTAAATTTGAAGAGATTTTGGATGCCCACATCGAGACACTTGAAAAGCTAAATAAAAGCCTTGATGAGATAGAGAATTTAACTTCTAAATATGAGAGTTTGGTTGAGTATTACTACAGCGATCAAAGAGATAGCGACTTAGAAAGCGATAATAAAGGAGAAATTCCAGACTCAGTTAAAAGGGGAGTTTTAAGTGAAGATGATATTTATAATATGATGATTGAGCATCACCAAACTTCAATAAGAATGCTTGAAGTTGCCACTAAAATGCTAAAGGCTTAA